Part of the Vibrio sp. SCSIO 43137 genome, GGGCACCGCTCCATGAACCATCGGCATTAAGCAGGGGCACTTCCGCAAGAATCGGCGTGCCCATAGGGAACAATGCCCGGTCGCCGGCCACGGATGCCAATGGCAACAGAGGAATGCCAGCAGTGCCCCTTACTGCATTATCATCTCTCGGGTCAAAGAATACGAATGATGGATTCTGCTCCAGTAGAGTCCGTACTGTCTGTTCATCGTTCTCCATCACCCACTTTTTAATCGCTTTGAGGGACATCTCTGCCCGGGGAACTTCACCGGTTTCAATCAATACTTTACCTATGCTGACATATGGCTGGTTGTTTTTTCCCGCATAAGCAAAGTACTGAAGGGTGTCATCATCTTCAAAGTGAACAAAACCGCTGCCCTGAACTTCCATAATAAATGGATCGATCATATTGGCAGCATAACCAAGCTCCAACCCTTCTCCCTGCAGCGCTCCGTTATAGATTTCAGCACGTGTCGGGCAACTCGTTTCGCACTCAGGCAAGCCATAAAGAGGATATTTAAACTTGTCATCCGGCTGATGACGCAGCTCTATAACCGGAGAGAAGTAGCCGGTAAACAGCACATTTCCCTGCTTATCACCGCCACCAAGCTGGGCAAGTTCGACCCCGAAGTTGGCTAGGTCTTGCGGCTTACCACTCTGTAATACCCAGGCATTAAGCTGTTCATACAAACCCTGAAATTTCGCAGCCAGAGAGGGAGAGCCCTGTACCACCTGTTCTGCCTGTTGTGCAAAAGCGGTAAAATTCCTTGGCTTATTTGTTTCTATACTATCAACTCTGTTCAGGTTGGAATCAAACTTATGCTCATAATACTGTTGAGCCCTGTCTGTCGGCTGAGCACAGCCAAACAGAAACATCAGGCTAAAGGCCGGAAGCAATACTTTATACACGCAATCAATCCTAATTAAAAAATACAACGGCTACTCATCAGTAGCCGGCTCTGGTTTTGGCTGATATTTTCCACGCAAGTGGAAGGTTGATTCATAATGCAGCGGAGCCACTCTTTGCAGCACGGTATTATGCTCATCACGGATAACATAGATATACTTCTGATCCTGATACTCATACATAAGCGTACTTCCGTCAAAAGAGTAATCCACATCTACCACTCGCTCATTAATATAGATGCCTTCTTCTCTGACAGTGAAGCTATCCCGCGCATAATCGGGCACATTCTGCTCATCCCATGTACCAAACACAACAGAGTGATCGGTCTGAATATCTATCTGGCGGCTAATCAATGCACTAGCAACAGCCAGAATCATTATCAGCAGCAGTGAAACCACGATAACAATAGCACGTTTCACTTTTAAATCAGTATTTCTGTATTGCTTACTCAATGTCAAACCCGCAAGTTTCTTTTATGCGCAACGATACTAATACAGATAACACCGATTAGGTAATCTTATTTAGCAATCAAGGTGCATAAGCGAAATTGCTTATTGCCAACTTTTGAATTTTAATTCATTATTAGCAAATAATAATTCACCAAGAGTCACTATGAAGATTAGAAATACCGCACTGGTTAAAGGTTTCCGGCAGTCAACTCCCTATGTAAATGCTCACCGTGGAAAAACCATGGTGATTATGCTTGGTGGTGAAGCCGTTGACGCTAACAACTTTTCCGGCATTATCAGTGATATCGCCCTGCTACATAGCCTTGGTGTAAAAATAGTGATTGTCCACGGAGCGAGGCTTCAGATTAACCGCATTCTGGACGAGCGTGACTGCCACACGCCTTATCATCAGGGTATCCGGGTCACTGACGAAAAAGCACTGGACTTAGTTATGCAGGCAGCCGGTCAGTTGCAACTGACTATCTCGGCCCGCCTCTCAATGAGCCTGAACAATACTCCTATGGCCGGTACCCAGCTCAATGTAGTCAGCGGTAATTTTGTTATTGCCCAGCCACTTGGTGTAGATGATGGTGTTGATTACTGCCATAGCGGAAAAGTAAGAAGAATAAACACAGAGGCTATTAACCAGATTCTGGATCAAGGCTCTATTGTTCTGCTTGGCCCGGTTGCAGGCTCTGTGACCGGAGAGAGTTTTAACCTTCTCTCTGAGGAGGTCGCCACTCAGGTGGCAATCAGGCTGAATGCCGACAAGCTAATCGGTTTCTGTTCAGAACAGGGGATTCTTGATGATGATGGTCAGGTAATAGCGGAGCTTTTCCCCAGCCATGCAGAACATATACTGCAAAAGCTTGAATCAGACAACTTAACGAACGACGGCAACAGTTCCGGGACACTGCGCTTTTTACGCGGCTCCGTATCCGCCTGCCGTGCCGGTGTCAGACGAAGCCATCTAATCAGTTATAACGTTGACGGCGCCCTGATTCAGGAGCTTTTCTCCATCGATGGTATTGGTACTCAAGTGGTAATGGCCAGTGCAGAGAGAATCCGCAACGCTGATATTGATGATATCGGCGGTATTCTATCCCTTATCCGTCCGCTGGAGCAGCAGGGTGTTCTGGTCAGGCGCTCAAGAGAACAACTGGAGCAGGAGATCCATCAGTTTATTATTGCCGAGAAAGATGGACTGACCATTGGCTGTGCGGCGCTCTATCCTTATCCAGATGAAAAAATGGCAGAGATGGCCTGTGTGGCTATTCACCCCGATTACCGGGACGGCAACCGCGGTGTTGATCTACTGAATAAAATGAAGCAACGTTCAAAAAGCATGGGTATTGGAAAGATTTTTGTTCTGACTACCCACAGTCTGCACTGGTTCAGGGAGCAAGGCTTTTACGAAGTAGAAGTTTCCGCACTGCCGATGAAAAAGCAAGACCTTTATAACTTTCAACGACGCTCTAAGATACTGCAACTTGACGTATAAACGTTTGCTTAAAAATTCGCCTACTCAAACAGAAAAAAATAGTGCTGACTTCTTTTTTTAAAATCAGAAACATAGCTCTATTTATTTTCATTAAATAACAAGTTAATAATAATTTTGCTATATTTTTGTACAATCGCTGGTAAAATAGGCTTTCTCAGTTGGCTCAAGACAACAGTGAGAACCGATTTATTAACAGTTAAACGTCTGAAACATCAAAGTGTTTATCTTGATGAGCGAATTTTTATGAGAACCATTATTTGTAACTCGGTGCAAAGTTTTATCGACATGGCCGAAAATGATTTTCTCAAAGGATTGAATGTACACTGCGTGTTTCACGCCAATGAAAGTGTAAAGAAAATGATTATGCACTGTCAGAGACGACACAGCATTAAGCAGGTTTCCTTTTCGGAAACCGTAGCAAAAAGTAGTTAACTACTTATTATACTCAAGGGTATAGAGGGCTTAGCGTTGCTAAGCCCTTATTTTTTCTAATCAGCTCACCATAACTATTTAATTAATAAGTTCAAGGGTAATAAATAACCTATTGTATTTACTGATTAATCCATAAAAAAACAATTAAACTGACTGAATATATGTCTGACAATGCTGAATATCTAATTGCTTTCAGTAAATAACTCTAAAGCAGATTGCAGCCCACTCAGTCGCGCTGTTTTACTTGCCACCGCTCTCATCAAAACCTGTTCATCTGCGCAAACAACCAGCTTGTTTTTGGCTCTGGTAATGCCTGTATAAATCAACTCCCGGGTTAATACCGGCGAGTGCTCATCAGGCAACAAAATATAAGTGGTTTCAAATTCGCTTCCCTGAGATTTATGTATGGTCATAGCAAAGGCGGTTTCATGTTCCGGAACCCGCCCCGGCAGAACTTCTCTGACTGAACCATCTGCCAGCTCAAAAAATACTTTAAGCCTCTGCTCACCGCTTTCATCTTCTGTCAGCATGCAGATACCAATATCGCCGTTATAAAGACCGAGACTATGCTCATTGCGGGTCACCATAATTGGTCTGCCGTGATACCAAAGCTCTCTTCTGACCGGCAGTTTTCTCTGGCTTGCCAAAGCCTGTTCAATACGCATATTAATTCCGGAAACACCAAAGGTTCCCTCCCGGTTAGCACAGAGTAATCTGCAACGGGAAAACGCTTTTAATGCTGAACGGGCTCTGCTGAGATCATCACTGTCCGCACTCTCTAGTTTTTCTAAATAAAGAGAATATTCCTTCGCCAGCTTAGTGATTAATTGCTGATAGCTTTCCGTCGATAAAGCAACATAGCTGATATCAGAGTAACCAGATTTCCATACCTGTCTGACAGCCGTTCTGTCCCCCTGATTAACCTTAGCCGCCAGTTGCCCTATTCCTGATTTTTCATCAAAACGGAAGCTTTTCCGCAGCATACAGAGTGAATCTGTTACCGGGTTTCCGCTATCTGAGCAAGGTAAATTCTGGTAGCCGGTTAAAACAGTCAACTGGTTAAACTGCTCCCGGCTATAGTCATAGCGGCTAAAAGAGCAAATATCACCTAATACTGCCCCTGCTTCTACGGAGGCCAGTTGGTCCTTATCGCCAAGCAGTATCAGTCTGGCTTTATCCGGCATGGCAGTGATCAGTTTGTACATCATAGGTAAATCCACCATTGAGGCCTCATCCACCACCAATATATCCAGATGCAGAGGGTTATGTTGATTGTGCCTGAACTCGGCACGATCAGGCAGTGCACCCAATAACCGGTGAATAGTGCTGGCACTGGTAGGGATTTGTTCACGCACCTCAGGCGGAATATCCAGCCTGCCGACAGCGTTGCCGATAGATTCAGTCAGTCTGGCTGCGGCTTTTCCTGTAGGTGCTACCAGCTTTATCTCAGGAACAGATTGGTTATCTAACCCCTGCTGAACCAAAGCAGATAACAGCTTAGTGACCGTAGTGGTCTTTCCGGTTCCCGGTCCTCCGGATATCACCGCCAGCTTTCTGGTCAGCGCCACTGCTGCTGCCACCTTCTGCCAGTTAATCTCTTCGTTATCCTGTTCCGTTTCAGGAAACAGCTTAGAGAGTAGCTGAGTAAGGTTATCCATAGAGCTACTGTCCAACCCGGCCGGCAATGCCAGATTTATTAATCGCTCAGCCAGCCCTTGTTGATAGTGCCAGTAACGTTGCAGATAGAGCCGCTCACCATCAAACACCAGCGGGGTACTTGTGCTACCGTCACTCACCACTGTCGATTCTGCGAACAGCTGCGGCCAGTCAACAGAATCAAGCTGCTGATTCAGCTCAGCTCGTTTCTGAGAGGTCAGTGCCGGCAGCCCCGCAAGGGTTAAGTTTTTTATATCCAGACAGACATGCCCTCTGGAGAGTTCAATACTCAGTAGCCCGGCAATAAACCCCAGTTGTTGCGGGTTATTTTTTTCCAGTGAAGCGATAAAAAGGGCAAACTGATGATCCAGAGCTCTTATCGCCCCTTTGCTATTTAACATTTGCAGAATATTAATCATCGGCTTGATCTCCGGCAGGTGCAGCAATTAGCACATCAAATTGCTGCAGGAACTCTTCATCGGGCTTACGGTAAATTACTCCGTCACAGTTCTCTTTATTTACGCCACGCAGAAACAGGTAATAAACCCCGCCAAAGTGCTGTTGGTAACTATAGTTTTCTATGCGTGACGCCAGAAAACGGTGTAAGGCAAGAGAGTATATCTGGTACTGAAGATCGTATCTGTGGTCAATCATAGCCTGCTCAAGTGCCTGCTGATTATAATCTTCTGTCTGGTCACCAAGGTGGTTTGATTTCCAGTCCAGTACGTAATACTTTCCGTCATGCTCAAAAATCAAGTCAATAAACCCTTTCAGCATCCCCTTTAGAGTGTTGAAGTCCAGCTCTCCGGCCTGTTGAGACAGATCATCATACTGGCGTGATAACTGAGTAAGCAGCGGAGCAGCCAGATGAT contains:
- the mltA gene encoding murein transglycosylase A, encoding MYKVLLPAFSLMFLFGCAQPTDRAQQYYEHKFDSNLNRVDSIETNKPRNFTAFAQQAEQVVQGSPSLAAKFQGLYEQLNAWVLQSGKPQDLANFGVELAQLGGGDKQGNVLFTGYFSPVIELRHQPDDKFKYPLYGLPECETSCPTRAEIYNGALQGEGLELGYAANMIDPFIMEVQGSGFVHFEDDDTLQYFAYAGKNNQPYVSIGKVLIETGEVPRAEMSLKAIKKWVMENDEQTVRTLLEQNPSFVFFDPRDDNAVRGTAGIPLLPLASVAGDRALFPMGTPILAEVPLLNADGSWSGAHQLKLLIVLDTGGAVKENHLDLYHGMGPRSGTEAGHYKHFGRVWKLGLQNSPSASPWLNSQQQAEKQAAGEAEQQSSSNQ
- the argA gene encoding amino-acid N-acetyltransferase, translating into MKIRNTALVKGFRQSTPYVNAHRGKTMVIMLGGEAVDANNFSGIISDIALLHSLGVKIVIVHGARLQINRILDERDCHTPYHQGIRVTDEKALDLVMQAAGQLQLTISARLSMSLNNTPMAGTQLNVVSGNFVIAQPLGVDDGVDYCHSGKVRRINTEAINQILDQGSIVLLGPVAGSVTGESFNLLSEEVATQVAIRLNADKLIGFCSEQGILDDDGQVIAELFPSHAEHILQKLESDNLTNDGNSSGTLRFLRGSVSACRAGVRRSHLISYNVDGALIQELFSIDGIGTQVVMASAERIRNADIDDIGGILSLIRPLEQQGVLVRRSREQLEQEIHQFIIAEKDGLTIGCAALYPYPDEKMAEMACVAIHPDYRDGNRGVDLLNKMKQRSKSMGIGKIFVLTTHSLHWFREQGFYEVEVSALPMKKQDLYNFQRRSKILQLDV
- the recD gene encoding exodeoxyribonuclease V subunit alpha, which produces MINILQMLNSKGAIRALDHQFALFIASLEKNNPQQLGFIAGLLSIELSRGHVCLDIKNLTLAGLPALTSQKRAELNQQLDSVDWPQLFAESTVVSDGSTSTPLVFDGERLYLQRYWHYQQGLAERLINLALPAGLDSSSMDNLTQLLSKLFPETEQDNEEINWQKVAAAVALTRKLAVISGGPGTGKTTTVTKLLSALVQQGLDNQSVPEIKLVAPTGKAAARLTESIGNAVGRLDIPPEVREQIPTSASTIHRLLGALPDRAEFRHNQHNPLHLDILVVDEASMVDLPMMYKLITAMPDKARLILLGDKDQLASVEAGAVLGDICSFSRYDYSREQFNQLTVLTGYQNLPCSDSGNPVTDSLCMLRKSFRFDEKSGIGQLAAKVNQGDRTAVRQVWKSGYSDISYVALSTESYQQLITKLAKEYSLYLEKLESADSDDLSRARSALKAFSRCRLLCANREGTFGVSGINMRIEQALASQRKLPVRRELWYHGRPIMVTRNEHSLGLYNGDIGICMLTEDESGEQRLKVFFELADGSVREVLPGRVPEHETAFAMTIHKSQGSEFETTYILLPDEHSPVLTRELIYTGITRAKNKLVVCADEQVLMRAVASKTARLSGLQSALELFTESN
- a CDS encoding DUF2850 domain-containing protein, with the protein product MSKQYRNTDLKVKRAIVIVVSLLLIMILAVASALISRQIDIQTDHSVVFGTWDEQNVPDYARDSFTVREEGIYINERVVDVDYSFDGSTLMYEYQDQKYIYVIRDEHNTVLQRVAPLHYESTFHLRGKYQPKPEPATDE